One window from the genome of Hydra vulgaris chromosome 02, alternate assembly HydraT2T_AEP encodes:
- the LOC136076300 gene encoding dual specificity protein phosphatase 10-like, which translates to MFGLIVTVMTPCEISNDNYDIKNNMRIYNSKFHSEENVKVHLIYHLEDSLNTNDLNEYNIEKICAHIDGHLQSADKPNKNVLIHCMAGMNRSVSLIIAYLLRKKEYNELGFYGIKQMILDKRGGQIVTNGFFEKFLLEYEQIMRKKINENSL; encoded by the coding sequence ATGTTTGGCTTAATAGTAACAGTTATGACACCCTGTGAAATATCTAATGATAATTAcgatataaaaaacaatatgcgaatatataatagtaaatttCACAGTGAAGAGAATGTAAAGGTgcatttaatttatcatttagaaGATTCATTAAACACTAATGATCTCAATGAATATaacatagaaaaaatttgtGCACATATAGATGGACATTTACAATCCGCTGATAAGCCtaacaaaaatgtattaattcaTTGTATGGCCGGAATGAATCGCAGCGTTAGTTTAATAATAGCATACTTGCtcagaaaaaaagaatacaatgaaCTTGGCTTTTATGGGATTAAACAAATGATTTTAGATAAACGCGGCGGCCAAATAGTTACTAACGGATTTTTCGAGAAATTCTTGTTAGAGTATGAAcaaataatgagaaaaaaaatcaatgaaaatagtttataa